The Salvia miltiorrhiza cultivar Shanhuang (shh) chromosome 1, IMPLAD_Smil_shh, whole genome shotgun sequence genome has a window encoding:
- the LOC131009955 gene encoding uncharacterized protein LOC131009955 has protein sequence MSSDTESEEYEREEQQPIPRNKSKKKEQYPTPNPPPRYAWLRPCMQNYAGRINHYIRIAILKDVKTCLQRYGRFEEFVCGPFGHLHDLRREESANAALHQLLARELYDPEFGAWEKWFHVCGHDIRFGTVEFCLVTGLHFGPSPQGFDPNADHDIPSTSFFHRVLRGKKTYVSDLQKRFNSNRLGDNPDDYLKAANILVAYFIIFCRDQDYVDNWVWALIEDSQAWLDFPWGSYSFQILCHGMSVLKKHPSEIRGSRKTYHFYGPTWALQIWSYEAIPSLGRACGLRDTALRLPRCLMWTTWKSSADFTHFFDQERECYPRLAPTELETEQLYYNTLLIGQTLDVRFHPGGRYAGLREPVLPAPPSPIIPRRMARSSSRTEKARGKMPEVVERQRRSFGAPTGSPSKRRRPQEFEPGPDAEPDHVCCEHASWGRRDEELISRVTQSVTREVTDSVRRTLVEDESEHGLIARVTRRVVAAMHDFFGRRSRRSRKSSSSHVGRGSEECEGPRISHRRSTSHIVEERPRGSHRRSSHHDDRPLASQRRSSHHDDRPLASQRRSSHHDDQARGSQRQSASHHSERQPSLRRSASHRAETSARQPSPVTPNPGERDDDVQFSWTTDEEEAEVAGRPRRTIKPSALLQSPYVTDGPLDTPKAKKVAFCRFRQMGDDACVPVLETGYMMTQAFFGRILDRRAEFDAEIIDLWILKQNRRIRVNQEYIGDRGRSMLQPGISRHRTSLASTNFYNTLYREYGMLHPEDPHGNNIQAQNAYTHWDVPDSLITMFQGTDADHTWPWLEASEVSLVILKGRVTQRRQASMRCICRLMPRLLHAVGYWENNRHKFVHAASSEMAYVMMPINQQFVQQDVISCGVYACAYLDRLICGTPKHSHLKTIRDVEKYRYIIACRIWELCTPIPSAL, from the exons CCTCCCCGCTATGCTTGGTTACGCCCGTGCATGCAGAATTATGCGGGACGTATCAATCACTACATCCGGATAGCTATATTGAAGGATGTGAAAACGTGTTTGCAGCGTTATGGTCGTTTCGAGGAATTTGTATGTGGTCCGTTTGGCCACTTACATGATTTGAGGAGGGAGGAGAGTGCCAATGCAGCACTGCACCAGCTTCTTGCACGAGAGCTGTATGACCCGGAGTTTGGTGCATGGGAGAAGTGGTTCCACGTTTGTGGACACGACATCCGATTTGGGACCGTCGAGTTTTGTTTGGTGACGGGATTACACTTCGGGCCTTCCCCGCAGGGGTTTGATCCGAATGCGGATCATGATATTCCGAGTACAAGCTTTTTTCACAGAGTACTTCGAGGCAAGAAGACTTATGTCAGTGATTTGCAGAAGCGATTCAATAGTAATAGGTTGGGCGATAACCCCGATGATTATTTGAAGGCTGCAAACATCCTCGTGGCCTATTTCATCATTTTTTGCCGTGATCAGGATTATGTCGATAATTGGGTGTGGGCACTGATTGAGGATTCTCAGGCGTGGTTGGACTTCCCGTGGGGCTCGTACTCATTTCAGATTTTATGTCATGGGATGTCCGTGCTGAAGAAGCACCCTTCGGAGATTCGCGGGTCGAGGAAGACGTACCATTTCTATGGGCCCACATGGGCATTACAGATTTGGTCATACGAGGCCATTCCGTCTTTGGGCAGGGCGTGTGGGTTGCGAGACACGGCCCTGCGGTTGCCCCGATGTTTGATGTGGACGACTTGGAAGTCATCCGCTGACTTCACCCATTTTTTTGATCAGGAG CGCGAATGTTACCCGAGACTGGCGCCGACTGAATTGGAGACTGAGCAGCTTTATTATAACACCCTCCTGATTGGTCAGACATTAGATGTACGATTCCATCCTGGAGGGAGATATGCCGGATTGAGGGAACCAGTTCTACCCGCGCCGCCTTCTCCTATTATTCCTAGGCGTATGGCGAGAAGTAGCTCACGAACAGAGAAGGCTCGTGGCAAGATGCCCGAGGTTGTTGAGCGTCAGAGACGCTCGTTTGGTGCTCCGACTGGTAGCCCGTCGAAGAGGCGTAGGCCTCAGGAGTTTGAGCCAGGGCCAGATGCAGAGCCAGATCATGTGTGCTGTGAGCACGCGTCGTGGGGTCGGCGGGACGAGGAGCTGATTTCTCGTGTCACCCAGAGTGTGACACGAGAGGTGACTGACAGTGTGCGGCGCACTCTTGTAGAAGACGAGTCAGAGCATGGATTGATTGCTCGAGTGACTCGACGTGTGGTAGCCGCGATGCATGATTTCTTTGGGCGACGTTCGAGGAGGTCTCGAAAATCGTCATCCAGCCACGTTGGACGTGGGAGTGAGGAGTGTGAGGGGCCGAGGATCAGTCACAGACGGTCTACCTCTCATATTGTTGAGGAGCGGCCTCGGGGCAGTCATCGACGATCATCTCATCACGATGATCGTCCTCTTGCGAGCCAGAGGCGATCATCTCATCACGATGATCGTCCTCTTGCGAGCCAGAGGCGATCATCTCATCACGATGATCAGGCTAGGGGGAGCCAGAGGCAATCCGCCTCACATCACAGTGAAAGGCAGCCATCTTTGAGGCGATCTGCCTCTCATCGCGCAGAGACATCAGCTCGTCAGCCGAGTCCAGTGACGCCTAATCCTGGAGAGAGAGATGACGATGTCCAGTTCAGCTGGACTACTGACGAGGAAGAGGCCGAGGTTGCTGGGAGGCCACGACGCACGATTAAGCCGTCTGCTCTTCTTCAGAGTCCGTATGTGACTGATGGCCCACTTGACACTCCTAAGGCAAAGAAGGTTGCTTTCTGCCGATTCAGACAGATGGGCGACGATGCATGTGTTCCGGTATTGGAGACTGGATATATGATGACCCAGGCCTTTTTTGGACGTATTTTGGATCGTCGTGCCGAGTTCGATGCTGAG ATTATAGACCTCTGGATTTTGAAGCAAAATCGAAGGATCAGAGTCAACCAGGAATATATAGGGGATCGAGGTCGGTCTATGCTCCAGCCGGGTATTAGTCGACATAGGACTTCACTGGCTTCAACCAATTTTTAT AATACCCTATATAGAGAGTACGGTATGCTGCATCCGGAGGATCCCCATGGGAATAACATACAAGCGCAGAATGCATACACACATTGGGACGTGCCCGACAGTCTCATCACAATGTTCCAGGGAACTGATGCAGATCATACATGGCCTTGGCTGGAGGCTAGTGAGGTCAGCTTAGTAATTCTTAAGGGCA GGGTCACACAACGTCGCCAAGCTTCGATGAGGTGCATTTGTCGTTTGATGCCTAGATTGTTGCATGCTGTTGGGTATTGGGAAAACAATCGCCACAAGTTTGTTCATGCTGCCTCTTCAGAGATGGCGTATGTGATGATGCCGATCAACCAACAATTCGTGCAACAGGACGTCATTAGTTGTGGTGTGTATGCATGTGCATACTTAGACCGGTTGATATGTGGAACCCCGAAACATAGCCACTTGAAAACCATTAGGGATGTAGAAAAATATCGCTACATTATAGCTTGTAGGATATGGGAATTGTGTACCCCAATTCCCTCTGCTTTGTAG